TTGCAGAATATGCACCTCTACAACACGCTGGTTATCTGAAATGGTGGTAAATGTTTTAAAGTCGGAACAAGGGATAGAGGTGTTTCTCTTTATAATCGGGATAAACCGATTTCCTTCCGTCTCAATACCGAGCGTCATCGGCGTAATGTCCACGAGGATGAGATCTTTGATCTCTCCCGCTAAAATCCCCGCTTGGATAGCTGCGCCAGTGGCAACACACTCCACGGGATTGACACTTTTTGAAACGGGTTTCCCCATAAATTGCTCTATCGCCTGCTGCACAGCAGGGATTCTCGTCGAGCCACCCACAAGAAGTACGCGATCAATCTGCTCTGGCATAAGCCCTGCATCCTCTAACGCCTGCTTGGCCGGAGCAATCAGTTTCTCGAGCAGAGGAGCCACAAGCTTCTCAAAAACCTCTCGATTGATGGTAATATCAAGGTGCTTTGGCCCGGTATTATCTGCTGTAATAAAGGGAATACTAATGCTGATTTCCGATGCCTCGGAAAGCATGATCTTGGCTTTTTCCGCATCTTCGCGAAGTTTTTGTAACGCCATCCGGTCTTTTGTCAGGTCGATGTTATTTTTGCGCTGAAAATCTTTGGCAATATATTCGATCAACACCGAATCAAAGTCATCGCCACCCAAGTGATTATTCCCAGATGTTGCTTTCACTTCAACCACGCCATCGCACACTTCTAAGATCGAAATATCGTACGTGCCGCCACCCAAATCAAAGACAGCAATAAGTTCGCTCCCTTCCGAGCGAATGCCATACGACAATGCTGCCGCCGTTGGCTCATTGATAATGCGCAACACATTGAGCCCCGACAGCTTTCCCGCATCCTTGACCGCTTGACGCTGCGCGTCGCTGAAATAGGCGGGTACGGTAATCACGGCATGCTCTACTGTTTCACCAAGATACTTTTCCGCGTCTTGTTTCAAACGGCGCATAATCATGGCGGCTATCATCTGTGAAGAGTACGAAACACCGTCCAGTCGAGCACGAAAATCGGCGCCCATATGGCGTTTAATAGAAAGAAAGGTCCGTTCACTATTAATGACCGCTTGGTTCTTTGCCGTGCGACCAATCAGCACATCTCCATTTTTCTGGAATGCCACGGCGCTGGGAGTCAAAGTATCCCCAGAGCTGTTTGGTATCACAACGGGTTTCCCATTATCTATCGTCGAAATAACCGAATTGGTTGTTCCAAAGTCTATGCCGATGATTCGAGCCATAGTTTATCAGCCTCGCAACGTGTTCAGTCGCTCTTTTTTACTTAATATCTCATTGATCCGCAACCCGAAGTTCGCATCAATAACCACCACCTCGCCACGAGCAATGACTTTATTATTGACAACAAGCTCCACCGGATCGCTGGCCTTTTTATCCAGCTCGACGATTGACCCAGAGCCGAGCTTCAAAAGATCCTTCATGTAAATTTGCGTAGAACCAATGCGGATGATAACCGAAAGGTCAACATCCAAAAGCATTTCGATATTCCGAAGCTGATCTTTATCCAAATGGGTAGTCGCAGCATGTCCGCCATCTCCACCACTCGCCGCTGGAGACACGGAATCGCCACCGCCAGTCAGCGAAGAAAAGTCGTCGCCACCAAAATCGAACATATCATCCGTCATACCAAAATCATCACCACCATTCCCCACTCCTCGACCAAAAAGCGACTCGAAGCTCGCCGCTACCGTTGCGGGAATGAAAATCCAGAAATTGGAATCAACTTTATCAGGTATCGTGGCACTAAATTGCAGGCAGGCAAACGTGTCATCGCCTAAGGCTGACTGTAAGCCGCTCACATCCATTGGCGAAGCCGTGGTCGCACCAAAGCGAATTTTTTTCCCACTCAGCTTGCTGCTGAGCGGAACAGAACAACTGGCAATAGAGTTATTGACCAGATCATTAAAAGCATCGACATCTTCTGGTTCGAGCGTCTCTTTCGATTCGCCCGCACCCATCATCATCATGTCGACAAGTACCGAAGCGGACGAGACCGGTGCCGCAAAAAAGATAACACCATCTATCCCCTCATCAAGCGGGATAGTCACAAGGACTACTGCTTCGCCAGTATCGATACTATCGCCCGGCTTGGTTGTGTTATCAACAAGGTCGCAGCTAAAACTATCGTTGACGCTTGTTCCCACTGAAGCGCTAAAGTTATCACGGATAACTCCTACAAGCTCATCGAGCGGATAGTTTGTATCGCTATCGCTATCTCCAACCATATTCAGCATAGCGTTGATTTCTTCTTGGCTTAATCCTTCTGGTGTCATGGGATATCTTCTTTCATCACCTTACGTTTAATACGGAAGGCCTTATTGTTATCGATAATACCGATTTCGCCGTAGAATTTATTCGAATCGCCAACCTTAAAGAGCATCAGGTCGCGTACCTTTGTCGGGAGCATGATAACATCGCCAGGCTCAACCGAAAGGACATCGCGCAGACTCATGCGGGTTTCGCCAATATCAGCATGCACGGTCAGGCGAGTTTTGGAAACAATGTCCTTAATCTGCGATTCATTCCCCGTCGACGCCATCTTTTTCGCGCCGATCAGCCAATCTTGCGAATCGATTTTTGGCATAATCGGCTCCAGCACAATAGCTGGAATACAAATATTCATC
This genomic interval from Chrysiogenes arsenatis DSM 11915 contains the following:
- the dnaK gene encoding molecular chaperone DnaK, translating into MARIIGIDFGTTNSVISTIDNGKPVVIPNSSGDTLTPSAVAFQKNGDVLIGRTAKNQAVINSERTFLSIKRHMGADFRARLDGVSYSSQMIAAMIMRRLKQDAEKYLGETVEHAVITVPAYFSDAQRQAVKDAGKLSGLNVLRIINEPTAAALSYGIRSEGSELIAVFDLGGGTYDISILEVCDGVVEVKATSGNNHLGGDDFDSVLIEYIAKDFQRKNNIDLTKDRMALQKLREDAEKAKIMLSEASEISISIPFITADNTGPKHLDITINREVFEKLVAPLLEKLIAPAKQALEDAGLMPEQIDRVLLVGGSTRIPAVQQAIEQFMGKPVSKSVNPVECVATGAAIQAGILAGEIKDLILVDITPMTLGIETEGNRFIPIIKRNTSIPCSDFKTFTTISDNQRVVEVHILQGESDRASANISLGKFQLSGVRQAPRGEPRIEVTFSIDANGIVSVAAVDLDTNHSQAITIKEMNRPTDSQLETQGLFIERKLG
- the fliN gene encoding flagellar motor switch protein FliN, whose protein sequence is MTPEGLSQEEINAMLNMVGDSDSDTNYPLDELVGVIRDNFSASVGTSVNDSFSCDLVDNTTKPGDSIDTGEAVVLVTIPLDEGIDGVIFFAAPVSSASVLVDMMMMGAGESKETLEPEDVDAFNDLVNNSIASCSVPLSSKLSGKKIRFGATTASPMDVSGLQSALGDDTFACLQFSATIPDKVDSNFWIFIPATVAASFESLFGRGVGNGGDDFGMTDDMFDFGGDDFSSLTGGGDSVSPAASGGDGGHAATTHLDKDQLRNIEMLLDVDLSVIIRIGSTQIYMKDLLKLGSGSIVELDKKASDPVELVVNNKVIARGEVVVIDANFGLRINEILSKKERLNTLRG